In Mycobacterium gallinarum, a single window of DNA contains:
- the crcB gene encoding fluoride efflux transporter CrcB, giving the protein MSSEPPGVKHPNDDGGVPDEGTLPTAADSHAELLTDPDAPAKPLRPLHLRPSAMALVFLGAIAGTALRYYVEKALPHDGASWPWATFLINLCGAFALGGLLEGLARLGEDSGWRRRARLCAGTGFCGAFTTYSTFALEIVLLGRHGDFGTAISYGLLSVVGGVFTAWLGIVIMAAVHRRRSPA; this is encoded by the coding sequence ATGAGCTCAGAACCGCCCGGCGTGAAGCACCCGAACGACGACGGGGGCGTACCTGACGAGGGGACGTTGCCAACGGCCGCCGACTCTCACGCCGAGTTGCTGACGGATCCCGACGCGCCGGCCAAACCGCTACGACCGCTGCACCTACGGCCATCGGCGATGGCCTTGGTATTCCTCGGCGCTATCGCCGGAACAGCGCTGCGTTACTACGTGGAGAAGGCTCTGCCGCACGATGGCGCATCGTGGCCGTGGGCGACCTTCTTGATCAACCTGTGCGGCGCCTTCGCCTTGGGCGGCTTGCTCGAGGGACTCGCGCGTCTCGGCGAGGACTCGGGTTGGCGCCGCCGCGCCCGCCTCTGCGCCGGCACCGGGTTCTGCGGGGCGTTCACCACCTACAGCACCTTCGCACTGGAGATCGTGCTGTTGGGCCGACACGGCGACTTCGGAACCGCCATCAGTTACGGCCTGCTCAGCGTCGTGGGCGGTGTGTTCACCGCCTGGCTTGGCATCGTGATCATGGCAGCGGTGCACCGTAGGAGGTCGCCCGCATGA
- the crcB gene encoding fluoride efflux transporter CrcB, protein MIAILTFLAGASGAVTRFLLDAWTKQRWQSPFPLATVVINITGSLFLGMLAGMVLFHDQPSTWQTVLGTGFCGGYTTFSTASFETVRLIQQRRRGLALLNALVSLVLSVAACALGLAVVWAL, encoded by the coding sequence ATGATTGCGATCCTCACCTTCCTCGCAGGAGCCTCGGGCGCCGTCACGCGGTTCCTGCTCGACGCATGGACGAAACAGCGCTGGCAATCCCCTTTTCCCTTGGCGACTGTGGTCATCAACATCACGGGATCGCTGTTCCTCGGCATGCTCGCCGGAATGGTGCTGTTCCACGACCAACCAAGCACCTGGCAGACCGTGCTGGGCACCGGATTCTGCGGCGGCTACACGACTTTCAGCACCGCCAGCTTCGAGACCGTGCGACTGATCCAGCAACGCCGGCGAGGGCTTGCGTTGCTCAACGCGCTCGTTTCCCTGGTGCTATCTGTCGCGGCATGCGCGCTCGGACTGGCTGTGGTGTGGGCGCTCTGA
- a CDS encoding universal stress protein: MADFGESTTRTSAELVVGWDREPASAAALRYAVKLARHLEAHLHVVHIADVADLPVDPDAWDYEQQFHASVEAHAVAARKLLDELGANWTYHAMHGRPPDVLAELAEQVDAVMIVLGAPRGGVHSFIDTFAGQSVAHQLTRKHARAVLLVPDSSSEQTSLLA; encoded by the coding sequence ATGGCAGACTTTGGCGAATCCACGACGCGGACCTCTGCGGAGTTGGTGGTCGGCTGGGATCGCGAACCCGCGAGCGCCGCGGCGTTGCGTTACGCGGTGAAACTGGCACGGCATCTGGAGGCGCACCTGCATGTGGTGCACATCGCCGACGTCGCCGACCTACCCGTCGATCCGGACGCGTGGGATTACGAACAGCAGTTCCACGCCAGCGTCGAAGCCCACGCCGTCGCCGCACGAAAGCTGCTGGACGAACTCGGCGCGAACTGGACTTACCACGCTATGCACGGCCGTCCACCGGATGTGCTCGCCGAGCTTGCCGAGCAGGTCGACGCCGTGATGATCGTCCTCGGCGCACCGCGGGGCGGCGTGCACTCGTTCATCGACACCTTCGCCGGCCAGTCGGTCGCCCACCAGTTGACTCGCAAACACGCCCGAGCGGTGCTGCTGGTACCCGACTCGTCGTCGGAGCAGACGTCGCTCCTCGCGTAG
- the pgm gene encoding phosphoglucomutase (alpha-D-glucose-1,6-bisphosphate-dependent) produces the protein MAANPRAGQPAQPEDLIDVAQVVTAYYTVEPDPDNVDQQVMFGTSGHRGSSLDAAFNEAHIVATTQAIVEYRHAQGTSGPLFIGRDTHALSEPAWASALEVLAANDVVAMIDSADRFTPTPAVSHAILTFNDGRDGDLADGIVVTPSHNPPRDGGFKYNPPNGGPADTDATGAIAKRANEILRDGLKDVKRIPLASALKTAERHDYLDAYIADLPNVVDLHAISAEGIRIGADPLGGASVDYWGAIAERHNLKLTVVNPLVDATWRFMTLDTDGKIRMDCSSPNAMASLIANRDSYQIATGNDADSDRHGIVTPDGGLLNPNHFLAVAIDYLYANRPEWPASTAVGKTAVSSSIIDRVVAGLGRKLVEVPVGFKWFVDGLLSGTIGFGGEESAGASFLRRNGSVWTTDKDGIILALLASEILAKTGSTPSQRYDALAEKYGAPTYARIDAPANREQKARLAKLSAEQVIATELAGEAITAKLTTAPGNGAPLGGLKVTTENAWFAARPSGTEDVYKIYAESFRGPDHLAEVQEAAKEVVNKVIA, from the coding sequence ATGGCGGCCAACCCCCGCGCCGGTCAACCGGCGCAGCCCGAAGACCTCATCGATGTGGCTCAGGTAGTCACGGCCTACTACACCGTCGAACCTGACCCCGACAACGTCGACCAGCAGGTGATGTTCGGCACGTCGGGCCATCGCGGCTCCAGCCTGGATGCGGCGTTCAACGAGGCACACATCGTCGCGACGACCCAGGCCATCGTCGAGTACCGGCACGCGCAGGGCACGTCCGGCCCGCTGTTCATCGGACGTGACACGCACGCGCTCTCCGAACCCGCGTGGGCCTCGGCACTGGAGGTGCTCGCCGCCAACGACGTCGTCGCGATGATCGATTCAGCGGACCGCTTCACCCCGACGCCCGCCGTCAGCCATGCCATCCTGACCTTCAACGACGGACGTGACGGCGATCTGGCCGACGGGATCGTGGTCACGCCGTCGCACAATCCGCCACGTGACGGCGGCTTCAAGTACAACCCGCCCAACGGCGGACCTGCCGACACGGATGCCACCGGTGCAATTGCCAAGCGGGCCAACGAGATCCTGCGCGACGGCCTGAAGGATGTGAAACGGATACCGCTGGCCAGCGCCCTGAAGACCGCGGAGCGTCACGACTACCTCGACGCTTACATCGCCGATCTGCCCAACGTCGTGGATCTGCATGCGATCAGCGCCGAGGGTATCCGCATCGGCGCCGACCCGCTGGGCGGCGCCAGCGTCGACTACTGGGGCGCCATCGCCGAGCGACACAACCTGAAGCTCACCGTGGTCAACCCGCTTGTCGATGCGACGTGGCGGTTCATGACCCTCGACACCGACGGCAAGATTCGGATGGACTGCAGTTCGCCCAACGCCATGGCGTCATTGATCGCCAACCGCGACAGCTACCAGATCGCGACGGGCAACGACGCGGACTCCGACCGGCACGGCATCGTCACACCCGATGGTGGGCTGCTCAATCCGAACCACTTCCTGGCTGTGGCGATCGACTACCTGTACGCCAACAGGCCCGAGTGGCCGGCGTCCACGGCCGTCGGCAAGACTGCGGTGAGTTCGTCGATCATCGACCGGGTCGTCGCCGGGCTGGGCCGCAAATTGGTCGAGGTTCCGGTGGGCTTCAAGTGGTTCGTCGACGGATTACTCAGCGGCACTATCGGTTTCGGCGGCGAGGAGAGCGCCGGGGCGTCGTTCCTGCGGCGCAACGGGTCGGTGTGGACCACGGATAAAGACGGCATCATCCTGGCGTTGCTAGCGTCGGAGATCCTGGCGAAGACAGGTTCGACGCCGTCCCAGCGATACGACGCGCTCGCCGAAAAGTACGGTGCGCCAACGTACGCCCGCATCGACGCGCCCGCCAACCGTGAGCAGAAGGCGCGGCTTGCCAAGTTGTCGGCCGAGCAGGTCATCGCCACCGAGCTGGCGGGCGAGGCGATCACCGCGAAGCTGACGACGGCGCCGGGCAACGGCGCGCCGCTGGGCGGTCTGAAGGTGACGACGGAGAACGCGTGGTTCGCTGCGCGCCCGTCGGGTACCGAAGACGTGTACAAGATCTACGCCGAGTCGTTCCGCGGGCCGGACCATCTTGCCGAGGTGCAGGAAGCGGCCAAGGAAGTGGTGAATAAAGTCATTGCGTGA
- a CDS encoding MFS transporter, with product MSSDAEADCSKDSSGQGGKPKLPREVWLLVSANVVVALGYGVVAPVLPQYARHFGVSISAATFVITAFALMRLVAAPPAGWLVQRLGERRVYINGLLIVAVSTAVCAFAQTYWQLLLFRSLGGLGSAMFSVSSLALMIRISPQDARGRVAGLFSSGFLIGSVGGPVLGSLTAGLGLAAPFAIYGAALLVAAGVVFFSLRGSTLAAPEESDGPAVTLREVLRHRAYLAALLSNFATGWAAFGLRIALVPLFIVEGLGRGTGIAGLALATFAIGNVSVVIPSGYLSDRIGRRKLLIVGLLASAVTTSLLGVTTSLVIFLVTAYVCGAATGIFISPQQAAVADIVGNKSRGGTPVAVFQMMVDVGSIGGSLIVGLIAQHLSFGWAFVVSGSVLFIAAIGWMFAPETRGLPPAGHTPARPLGPEAGGEVP from the coding sequence GTGAGTTCTGACGCGGAGGCCGACTGTTCGAAAGACAGTTCCGGCCAGGGTGGCAAGCCGAAGCTCCCGCGTGAGGTCTGGCTGTTGGTTTCGGCGAACGTCGTGGTCGCGCTCGGCTACGGAGTGGTCGCGCCGGTTCTTCCGCAGTATGCCCGCCACTTCGGTGTGAGCATCAGCGCGGCGACCTTCGTCATCACGGCGTTCGCGTTGATGCGGTTGGTGGCCGCTCCGCCGGCCGGCTGGCTGGTCCAGCGGCTGGGGGAGCGTCGGGTCTACATCAACGGCCTGCTGATCGTCGCCGTGTCGACCGCGGTGTGCGCGTTCGCGCAGACGTACTGGCAGTTGCTGCTGTTCCGGTCGCTCGGCGGACTCGGGTCTGCCATGTTCTCGGTGTCGTCGCTGGCCCTGATGATCCGGATCTCGCCCCAGGATGCACGCGGTCGCGTCGCGGGCCTGTTCTCGTCAGGGTTCCTCATCGGATCGGTCGGAGGACCGGTGCTCGGCAGCCTCACGGCCGGGCTGGGTCTGGCGGCACCGTTCGCGATCTACGGGGCTGCGCTGCTCGTCGCGGCCGGGGTGGTGTTCTTCAGCCTGCGGGGGAGCACGCTGGCCGCACCCGAGGAATCCGACGGGCCCGCTGTCACGCTGCGAGAGGTGTTGCGGCACCGTGCCTACCTCGCCGCGCTGCTGTCCAACTTCGCGACCGGATGGGCGGCGTTCGGGCTGCGTATCGCATTGGTGCCGCTGTTCATCGTGGAGGGACTGGGCCGCGGGACCGGCATCGCAGGCCTGGCGCTCGCGACGTTCGCCATCGGCAACGTCTCAGTGGTGATTCCCAGCGGTTACCTGTCCGACCGGATCGGGCGGCGCAAGTTGCTCATTGTCGGACTGCTGGCCTCGGCCGTCACGACGAGCCTGCTCGGGGTGACGACGTCGCTGGTGATCTTCCTGGTGACCGCGTACGTGTGCGGAGCGGCGACGGGCATCTTCATCTCCCCGCAACAGGCCGCTGTCGCCGACATCGTCGGAAACAAGTCCCGCGGAGGGACGCCGGTCGCGGTATTCCAGATGATGGTCGACGTCGGATCGATCGGCGGATCGCTGATCGTCGGCTTGATCGCCCAACATCTGTCGTTCGGCTGGGCCTTCGTCGTCAGTGGCTCGGTCCTCTTTATCGCGGCAATCGGTTGGATGTTCGCTCCGGAGACGCGCGGTCTACCGCCGGCTGGGCACACGCCGGCGCGCCCGCTCGGGCCGGAGGCCGGCGGCGAAGTGCCCTGA
- a CDS encoding tyrosine-type recombinase/integrase: MNSDDTQARQRGERTDNSIKRLPGGKGWRARPTLGTDPVTGKQVRPTKVFRTKGEAAQWVNEQRQQWGAATWAPKSNQTFDEVADHWLKLREADPSIGPNTVRADRESLAYARHAFGAIPVQRLTPAALADWSATLTGKGAKALAPATKRRAIVRLKSVMAHARKMRWLTYDPSADLTSPEQKAVTATAADDIWTPEQMGKFLDHVAAHRLAGCYALTLLGLRREEVGGLRWSDLDLETGALRIRQARVDVNGRDMIVPTKTDRSARDLPVPQRELAMIKAMRSVHLRERLAVGRPLAEADLLLSRPDGTPLPVRDYSREFAAQRKAAGLKAITLGKLRHSNISRMRAAGVAADVVAAWHGHTERMTQAVYGRVTDDRLTAASAVFSAAVGQS; this comes from the coding sequence ATGAACTCTGACGACACGCAGGCCCGCCAGCGGGGTGAGCGCACCGACAACTCGATCAAGCGCCTGCCCGGCGGCAAGGGGTGGCGCGCCCGCCCGACGCTGGGCACCGACCCCGTGACCGGCAAGCAAGTCCGCCCTACCAAGGTCTTTCGCACCAAGGGCGAGGCCGCACAGTGGGTCAACGAGCAGCGCCAGCAGTGGGGCGCGGCGACGTGGGCACCCAAGTCGAACCAGACGTTCGATGAGGTCGCCGACCACTGGCTCAAGCTGCGCGAGGCTGACCCGTCCATCGGGCCGAATACCGTTCGGGCCGACCGCGAGTCACTGGCCTACGCCCGCCACGCGTTCGGCGCGATCCCGGTCCAGAGGCTCACGCCCGCCGCGCTCGCGGACTGGTCGGCCACGCTGACCGGCAAGGGCGCGAAGGCGCTGGCACCGGCCACCAAGCGCCGCGCGATTGTCCGGCTCAAATCGGTCATGGCGCACGCGCGCAAAATGCGCTGGCTGACCTATGACCCATCGGCTGACCTCACCTCGCCCGAGCAGAAGGCCGTCACGGCGACCGCCGCCGACGACATTTGGACGCCTGAGCAGATGGGCAAGTTCCTCGATCACGTCGCCGCCCACCGCCTCGCGGGGTGCTACGCGCTCACGCTGCTCGGGCTGCGACGCGAGGAAGTCGGCGGGCTGCGCTGGTCGGACCTCGACCTTGAGACCGGCGCCCTGCGCATCCGACAAGCCCGCGTGGACGTCAACGGTCGCGACATGATCGTGCCCACCAAGACCGACCGCAGCGCTCGCGATCTGCCAGTGCCCCAGCGCGAACTGGCAATGATCAAGGCCATGCGCTCGGTGCACCTGCGCGAGCGCCTGGCCGTGGGACGACCACTGGCCGAGGCCGACCTGTTGCTCTCGCGGCCCGACGGGACGCCACTGCCGGTGCGCGACTACAGCCGTGAGTTCGCCGCCCAGCGCAAGGCGGCGGGCCTCAAGGCGATCACACTCGGAAAGCTGCGGCACTCGAACATCTCTCGGATGCGCGCGGCGGGCGTCGCCGCCGACGTCGTGGCGGCGTGGCACGGCCACACCGAGCGGATGACTCAGGCCGTCTACGGGCGCGTGACCGACGATCGGCTGACAGCCGCGTCGGCGGTGTTCTCGGCAGCCGTAGGACAGAGTTAG
- a CDS encoding helix-turn-helix domain-containing protein, with amino-acid sequence METVTTAPNLTTLNELRSGPPTLSIEQAARYLGVSRAYGYAMAREGRLPTIKLGARRVRVPALALLKMLGGED; translated from the coding sequence ATGGAGACAGTCACAACCGCCCCGAATCTGACCACATTGAACGAATTGCGCAGTGGTCCACCGACTCTCAGCATCGAGCAGGCCGCGCGCTACCTCGGCGTGAGCCGGGCCTACGGCTACGCGATGGCTCGTGAGGGTCGGCTGCCCACGATCAAGCTCGGGGCTCGCCGGGTCCGGGTGCCCGCCCTGGCGCTGCTCAAGATGCTCGGCGGCGAGGACTGA
- a CDS encoding helix-turn-helix domain-containing protein, which translates to MADPNTYPPPGRDKAQRLPDKGITATDIAKILGLSRATVYRYLAPTV; encoded by the coding sequence ATCGCCGATCCCAACACTTATCCACCACCTGGGCGCGACAAGGCGCAGCGCCTGCCTGACAAGGGGATAACCGCGACCGACATTGCGAAGATCTTGGGCCTCTCTCGCGCCACCGTCTACCGCTACTTGGCGCCGACCGTCTAG
- a CDS encoding TetR/AcrR family transcriptional regulator, with product MRKVPRQIADRLPAAAALFAERGLNDTKIEDVAAMTGVPKATLYYYFAGKEDILAFLLEDLLHEIASEVTTAVEGGGSGADRLHRVIAAQLRVMAQRPASCRALIGELGRAARMPVIADKIGTAYLEPVEMLLLAGAADYSLAAVTDARAAATALFGAVTITALTYLVTGEPLVEDLLTRTIHDVVFSGLRPR from the coding sequence ATGCGTAAGGTTCCGCGGCAAATCGCCGACCGCCTGCCAGCGGCCGCGGCGCTGTTCGCCGAGCGCGGTCTTAACGACACCAAAATCGAAGACGTCGCCGCGATGACGGGTGTACCCAAGGCGACGCTGTACTACTACTTCGCCGGCAAGGAAGACATCCTGGCGTTCCTCCTCGAAGACCTCCTGCACGAGATTGCCAGCGAGGTCACCACTGCCGTGGAGGGCGGCGGTAGCGGTGCTGACCGGCTGCACCGTGTCATCGCGGCCCAGCTACGTGTGATGGCTCAGCGACCTGCCTCCTGTCGCGCGTTGATCGGCGAGCTTGGCCGGGCGGCACGGATGCCGGTCATCGCAGACAAAATCGGCACCGCCTATCTGGAACCCGTGGAAATGCTGCTGCTCGCCGGCGCTGCCGACTATTCGTTGGCCGCGGTGACCGACGCCAGGGCCGCAGCCACAGCCCTTTTCGGCGCCGTCACCATCACTGCTCTGACTTACCTCGTCACCGGCGAACCACTCGTCGAGGATCTGCTGACGCGCACCATCCATGACGTCGTGTTCAGCGGACTGCGCCCACGCTAA
- a CDS encoding cytochrome P450 has translation MTTAQLHYDPFDANIQDDPYPVYQQLRDDAPVFRAETANTWVLSRHEDVIPALLDHDTYSSVNGVFPTPPDAPFLESFLPMMITMDPPRHDQLRGLVSKAFTPRRIVALETGIDELAASLVERLTSSGSEGRSDFVADLAGILPAVVIADLLGIPREDRQQFRQWSSTLIQSNPARGEVAEGLAAAAAVYAYFADFLADRRKAPRDDLMSALVAAEIDGQRLSDDELLGFCLLLLIAGHETTTNLLANAAVVLAGHPRSRHRLAADPTLIGQAVEELLRYASPVQGLSRVLTTDVTLHGATMSQGDSVLLLFGSANRDERVFARPDVFDIDRKPEHQVAFGRGIHFCLGAALARLEARIALGALLSRLPDWAVDVDSAVRLRSGPIRGYLSLPIMWPAS, from the coding sequence ATGACGACTGCGCAGCTTCACTACGACCCGTTCGATGCCAACATCCAGGACGACCCCTACCCCGTCTATCAGCAATTACGCGACGATGCGCCGGTGTTCCGGGCCGAGACTGCGAATACCTGGGTGCTCAGCCGCCACGAGGACGTTATTCCTGCCCTGCTCGATCACGACACATATTCGTCGGTCAACGGTGTGTTTCCGACGCCGCCGGACGCGCCGTTCCTGGAGTCGTTCCTGCCGATGATGATCACGATGGACCCGCCGCGGCACGATCAGCTGCGGGGCTTGGTAAGCAAGGCATTCACCCCTCGGCGGATAGTGGCATTGGAAACCGGCATCGATGAGTTGGCGGCGTCGTTGGTAGAGCGGCTCACCAGCAGCGGCAGCGAAGGCCGTTCGGACTTCGTTGCCGACTTGGCCGGAATACTGCCGGCCGTGGTGATCGCCGACCTGTTGGGTATACCGCGGGAGGATCGTCAGCAGTTTCGGCAGTGGTCGAGCACGCTGATTCAGTCCAATCCCGCTCGCGGCGAGGTGGCCGAAGGGTTGGCGGCCGCGGCCGCGGTGTATGCGTATTTCGCGGATTTCCTTGCCGATCGGCGCAAGGCGCCGCGCGATGATTTGATGTCGGCGTTGGTGGCTGCCGAGATCGACGGTCAGCGCCTCAGCGACGACGAGTTGCTTGGGTTCTGCTTGCTACTGCTGATAGCTGGTCATGAGACGACGACCAACCTGCTGGCCAACGCCGCGGTGGTGTTGGCCGGGCACCCCCGGAGCCGTCACCGGTTGGCCGCCGACCCGACACTGATCGGGCAAGCGGTCGAGGAGCTGTTGCGTTATGCCTCACCGGTGCAGGGACTTTCGCGGGTGTTGACCACAGATGTGACACTGCACGGGGCCACGATGTCGCAGGGCGATTCGGTGCTGTTGCTGTTCGGGTCAGCCAATCGCGACGAGCGGGTGTTCGCCCGCCCGGACGTGTTCGACATCGACCGCAAGCCCGAACACCAGGTGGCCTTCGGCCGGGGTATCCACTTCTGTCTGGGAGCTGCGCTCGCCCGTTTAGAGGCTCGAATTGCGTTGGGCGCATTGCTGTCACGATTGCCGGACTGGGCAGTCGATGTCGACTCAGCCGTGCGTCTTCGTTCGGGACCGATTCGCGGATACCTGTCGCTGCCCATCATGTGGCCGGCGAGCTAG
- a CDS encoding TetR/AcrR family transcriptional regulator: protein MSDSSQSALPPDDDIDPRRIRSRNRLLDSAATLLSTGGVEAVTIDAVTKASKVARTTLYRHFKSSSHLLAATFERLLPQVTAPPPTSGSLRKQLIELLSRQATLFDDAPLHVTTLAWLALGPTGTNSDTDDRHASGALRTRVIDQYRQPFDALLQSAQARAELDDFDVELALCQLVGPLAFARMTGLRNMTHDDCTQIVDDFLAAHRTRGSDPATGSKPATTRPKTAPSRKVASSPAT, encoded by the coding sequence GTGAGCGACAGCAGCCAATCAGCGCTACCCCCCGATGACGACATCGACCCGAGAAGGATCCGGTCTCGTAACCGGCTATTGGATTCTGCCGCAACACTTCTCAGCACAGGAGGGGTCGAAGCTGTCACCATCGATGCGGTCACCAAAGCATCCAAGGTGGCCCGTACCACGCTGTATCGCCATTTCAAAAGCTCATCGCATCTGCTGGCTGCCACATTCGAGCGGCTACTGCCGCAGGTCACTGCCCCGCCGCCGACCAGTGGCTCGTTGCGTAAGCAGCTGATCGAGTTGCTCAGCCGCCAGGCCACCCTCTTTGACGACGCGCCACTACACGTCACCACGCTGGCCTGGCTCGCGCTGGGACCCACGGGAACCAACAGCGACACCGATGATCGGCACGCATCCGGCGCGCTGCGCACCCGTGTCATCGACCAGTACCGACAACCGTTCGATGCGCTACTGCAGAGTGCGCAGGCTCGAGCCGAACTCGACGACTTCGACGTCGAACTGGCGCTTTGCCAGCTTGTCGGGCCGCTGGCGTTCGCCCGAATGACCGGGCTGCGCAACATGACTCACGACGACTGCACACAGATCGTTGACGACTTCCTCGCCGCCCACCGCACCAGGGGCAGTGACCCTGCTACGGGGTCAAAGCCTGCGACGACACGACCCAAGACGGCGCCGAGTCGCAAAGTGGCTAGCTCGCCGGCCACATGA
- a CDS encoding PaaI family thioesterase — MGCGPDNPHGLGLEVYRSVDSVYADVTFDERHIGAPGLAHGGAVAAACDDVLGFTLWIARTPAVTRALTVEYLQPVPLHQPHRITAHITAREGRALHVAAAGVQEGVTRFTANAVFVVVDTAHFAAHGDISGFGERLEQFSRRGGGLDDDQAS; from the coding sequence ATGGGGTGCGGCCCGGACAATCCGCACGGGCTGGGGTTGGAGGTGTATCGCAGCGTCGACTCGGTGTATGCGGATGTGACGTTTGATGAGCGCCACATCGGGGCGCCGGGCTTGGCCCATGGTGGAGCGGTGGCCGCGGCGTGCGATGACGTGCTGGGCTTCACGCTGTGGATCGCCCGCACACCGGCGGTGACGCGCGCTCTGACGGTGGAGTATCTGCAGCCGGTGCCACTGCACCAGCCCCACCGCATCACCGCGCATATCACGGCCCGTGAGGGGCGGGCGCTGCATGTCGCGGCGGCAGGGGTCCAGGAAGGCGTCACTCGGTTCACCGCGAATGCGGTGTTCGTCGTGGTCGACACCGCGCATTTTGCCGCTCACGGCGATATCAGTGGATTCGGTGAGCGTCTCGAGCAGTTCTCTCGCCGCGGCGGCGGCCTCGACGACGACCAAGCATCATGA
- a CDS encoding TetR family transcriptional regulator → MTVASARVGAKPEHAQGGSATGQAHTAGGLRSRASARRREAIMDAALTVAASGGYDAVHMRTVAERAGIAVGTLYRYFPAKTHLLVAALIREFQRLDTAGDWATGASTPQERLDRLTEHLHGRWQRDPLLTDAMTRAFVMADTRAAAELDRAAAAIETLLARTLTGGEPAPADLRVAGIIADIWLANLVAFIGDRLSAAETRGRIDRATRRVVHHANADGTAS, encoded by the coding sequence ATGACTGTCGCCAGTGCGCGGGTTGGCGCCAAACCTGAACATGCTCAAGGGGGTTCGGCTACCGGCCAGGCCCACACAGCTGGCGGGCTGCGTTCACGCGCCTCAGCACGTCGCCGCGAAGCGATTATGGATGCCGCGCTCACTGTTGCTGCCTCCGGCGGCTACGACGCGGTCCATATGCGGACAGTTGCAGAGCGGGCCGGTATCGCCGTGGGCACGCTCTACCGCTATTTTCCGGCCAAAACCCACCTGCTGGTGGCGGCGCTGATCCGAGAGTTTCAGCGCCTCGATACAGCCGGTGACTGGGCCACTGGTGCCTCCACGCCGCAGGAGCGACTGGACCGGCTCACCGAGCACCTGCACGGCCGCTGGCAGCGTGACCCGCTGTTGACCGACGCCATGACACGGGCCTTCGTCATGGCGGACACCCGCGCAGCCGCAGAACTCGACCGCGCGGCCGCGGCGATCGAAACCCTGCTGGCCCGCACCCTTACAGGCGGTGAGCCCGCCCCAGCCGATCTGCGCGTCGCCGGAATCATCGCCGACATTTGGCTGGCCAACCTGGTGGCCTTCATCGGCGACCGCTTGTCAGCGGCCGAAACCCGCGGCCGCATCGATCGGGCCACTCGACGAGTCGTCCACCACGCGAATGCGGACGGCACCGCATCGTAA
- a CDS encoding DUF6188 family protein, with the protein MYTQWIEDCVVQRVSVRDGLVLDLDDYNEIVISRPLMLTLPAVDRFPVEAVLIDPLRISVYERPLLNLAGAVCTRAWSDDEGGLHLSFSRGHRIDVDPDIEETAWELYGKRHGYMACLPRGRVRVVRHDVPEDDNANIVNPQ; encoded by the coding sequence ATGTACACCCAATGGATCGAAGACTGTGTCGTACAACGCGTCTCTGTACGTGACGGTCTCGTTCTGGACCTCGATGACTACAACGAAATCGTCATCTCGCGCCCCCTGATGCTGACCCTGCCCGCTGTCGACCGATTTCCCGTCGAGGCCGTCCTCATCGACCCCTTGCGAATCTCTGTGTACGAACGTCCCTTGCTGAATTTGGCTGGCGCGGTGTGCACCCGGGCCTGGTCCGACGACGAGGGCGGACTACACCTGAGCTTTTCACGTGGACACCGCATCGACGTCGATCCCGACATCGAGGAGACCGCGTGGGAGCTGTACGGCAAACGTCACGGTTACATGGCGTGCCTCCCCCGCGGTCGGGTGCGCGTGGTGCGCCACGACGTGCCCGAGGACGACAACGCCAACATCGTCAACCCGCAGTAG